In Verrucomicrobiia bacterium, a genomic segment contains:
- a CDS encoding type II secretion system F family protein, with translation MPVFQYRAVRANGGMTEGQLEASGRHDAFRQIEILGLRPVSLAEKNGTPAKTNGQSAPAKSADAGALSLNFQSKKVSAKDLENFTRLLSSLLAAGVPLSRALVILYRESSNPMVSAKWKEIHDRVVDGMSLADAMAKSPETFPRVYTAMVQAGETGGFLDLVLSQISDFQAREKDLKSKVMTAMLYPMILLVLALGVLVFLMVFFIPRFQKIFAGFGGDLPLITQVIVGTSHVIRSYGLFVAFGVVLLALLLRNWFTSETGRRVWEGVMLRSPIVGPLAARFAMARFCRMLGTLLGAGVPLVQALNVARKSIGNQILVDAVSRAIERVQEGGRLGESLAECRGLFPGSVLEMISVAEESGRLDVELVRIANVTEGDLDRQLKTAVAFAEPAMLFLIAGFIGTIFIGMLLPIFSLQDHIK, from the coding sequence ATGCCTGTCTTTCAATACAGGGCAGTTCGCGCGAATGGCGGCATGACGGAAGGGCAGCTTGAAGCCTCGGGGCGCCACGATGCGTTCAGGCAGATTGAAATCCTCGGGCTGCGGCCTGTCAGCCTGGCCGAGAAGAACGGCACACCCGCTAAAACAAACGGCCAGTCCGCCCCAGCGAAGTCCGCAGACGCCGGCGCGCTCTCGCTGAATTTCCAATCGAAAAAGGTCAGCGCCAAGGATCTCGAGAATTTCACGCGCCTGCTTTCGAGCCTGCTCGCCGCGGGTGTTCCCCTCAGCCGCGCCCTCGTCATTCTTTACCGCGAATCCTCCAACCCGATGGTGTCCGCCAAGTGGAAGGAAATTCACGATCGCGTTGTGGACGGCATGTCGCTCGCCGATGCCATGGCGAAGTCGCCGGAAACGTTTCCACGGGTTTATACCGCAATGGTGCAGGCGGGGGAGACGGGCGGGTTCCTTGACCTCGTGCTGTCGCAGATTTCGGATTTCCAGGCGCGCGAGAAGGACCTGAAGTCCAAGGTCATGACGGCCATGCTGTATCCGATGATCCTGCTGGTCCTCGCGTTGGGAGTGCTGGTTTTCCTGATGGTGTTTTTCATTCCGCGATTTCAGAAAATATTCGCTGGCTTTGGCGGGGACCTTCCCTTGATCACGCAGGTAATCGTCGGCACCAGCCACGTCATTCGATCCTACGGATTGTTCGTGGCGTTTGGCGTGGTGCTGCTGGCCTTGCTGTTGCGGAACTGGTTCACCTCGGAAACCGGACGGCGTGTCTGGGAAGGCGTGATGCTGCGCTCGCCGATCGTTGGGCCGCTGGCGGCTCGATTTGCGATGGCCCGCTTCTGCCGCATGCTTGGGACGTTGCTGGGAGCCGGGGTCCCGCTCGTTCAGGCGCTGAATGTCGCGCGCAAATCGATTGGAAACCAGATTCTCGTCGATGCCGTTTCACGCGCGATTGAGCGCGTCCAGGAAGGCGGACGGCTCGGCGAAAGCCTGGCGGAATGCCGCGGCCTGTTTCCCGGTTCCGTGTTGGAGATGATTTCTGTCGCGGAGGAGAGCGGGCGGCTCGATGTGGAGCTTGTGCGCATTGCGAACGTCACGGAGGGCGATTTGGATCGCCAATTAAAAACAGCGGTGGCCTTTGCCGAACCGGCCATGTTGTTTCTGATCGCGGGTTTCATCGGAACGATTTTTATCGGCATGTTGCTGCCGATCTTTTCGCTTCAGGATCACATCAAATAA
- the gspG gene encoding type II secretion system major pseudopilin GspG, whose protein sequence is MKLITQRIRSRSASAAFTLIELLLVLAILGILAAIVVPKMAGRTQDAQLRAAATQISVFKTSLSTFELDNGYYPRGQNGLQDLIQRPRDAQNWKGPYLDTDVLPKDPWGHDYVYTSPGRYNTTGYDISSNGPDGQPGTDDDITSWTKR, encoded by the coding sequence ATGAAATTAATCACTCAACGCATCAGGAGCCGCAGCGCCTCTGCAGCATTCACTCTGATCGAGCTGCTGCTCGTGCTCGCAATCCTTGGAATTCTCGCTGCGATTGTTGTGCCCAAAATGGCGGGGCGAACCCAGGACGCGCAACTCCGCGCAGCTGCGACACAAATCTCTGTGTTCAAGACGTCGCTCAGCACGTTCGAGCTCGATAATGGTTATTATCCCCGCGGCCAGAACGGCCTGCAGGATTTGATTCAACGGCCGCGCGATGCCCAGAATTGGAAGGGGCCCTACCTCGACACCGATGTCCTGCCGAAGGATCCGTGGGGCCACGATTACGTTTACACGTCGCCCGGCCGCTACAATACGACAGGATACGACATTTCCTCCAATGGGCCCGATGGGCAGCCCGGGACGGATGACGACATCACAAGCTGGACGAAGAGGTAG
- a CDS encoding GspH/FimT family pseudopilin, which translates to MTTLQFERIRSAHGTSLVGRTAGRRAAFTLIELILILALLAIVTSLAAPSLSKFFRGRALSSEARQLLSLTHAGQSRAISEGFPVLLWIDSQAGEYGLQLEDASKAAGSIEPDPKAESFSHDSSLKLEAMDAAPISLNGRSVAAIRFLPDGTADEASPTQVRIMSATGETLWLMQYTNRLGYEIRAGQF; encoded by the coding sequence ATGACGACGCTTCAATTTGAACGCATTCGCAGCGCTCACGGGACGTCCTTGGTAGGGCGAACCGCTGGCCGTCGCGCCGCGTTCACGTTGATTGAACTAATCCTCATTCTGGCATTGCTGGCAATCGTTACGTCCCTCGCAGCGCCTTCCCTGTCGAAATTCTTTCGTGGTCGCGCGTTGAGTTCCGAAGCGCGGCAACTGCTGTCGCTAACGCACGCCGGACAGAGCCGCGCGATTTCGGAAGGATTTCCCGTTCTCCTCTGGATCGACAGCCAGGCGGGCGAGTACGGCTTGCAACTGGAAGATGCCTCAAAGGCTGCAGGTTCAATTGAACCCGATCCCAAGGCGGAGTCCTTTTCGCACGATTCGAGCCTGAAGCTTGAAGCGATGGACGCGGCGCCGATCTCGCTGAACGGCCGGAGCGTCGCGGCAATTCGGTTTCTGCCGGACGGCACTGCCGACGAGGCGAGCCCCACGCAAGTGCGCATCATGTCGGCCACGGGCGAGACACTCTGGCTGATGCAATACACAAACCGTCTGGGATATGAGATTCGCGCAGGCCAATTTTAA
- a CDS encoding type II secretion system protein, translating into MRFAQANFKRARAPFPMRKRQSAFTLAEVLAAMLFMAIVIPVAVEAYRVASLAGEVSVRKSEATRVADRVLNETIVMTNWLQSALSGTVIENGLEYRWNIKNENWPVDSVMRLLIAEVEFNAGGRPYNVRLNTLANAPGLGGMALP; encoded by the coding sequence ATGAGATTCGCGCAGGCCAATTTTAAGCGGGCGCGCGCGCCATTCCCGATGCGGAAACGCCAATCGGCGTTCACGCTGGCAGAGGTCCTCGCGGCCATGCTGTTCATGGCGATTGTCATTCCCGTTGCGGTGGAGGCCTATCGCGTCGCGAGTCTCGCGGGCGAGGTGAGCGTGCGCAAATCCGAAGCCACGCGCGTCGCGGACCGTGTATTGAACGAAACCATCGTGATGACGAACTGGTTGCAATCAGCGTTGAGCGGGACCGTGATCGAAAACGGATTGGAATATCGCTGGAACATCAAAAATGAAAACTGGCCCGTCGATTCGGTGATGCGCCTTCTCATTGCAGAGGTGGAATTCAATGCGGGCGGGCGGCCATACAATGTCCGCCTCAATACGCTCGCGAACGCACCGGGGCTCGGAGGAATGGCCCTCCCATGA
- a CDS encoding GspJ family type II secretion system protein yields the protein MNWVRDHHSSATNPRRSNGFTLIELLLGIAIMATVIVAINAVFFTTQRLRERTISAVEESLPIQQTMATMRRDLQGIVPPTAGGLITGTFKAGNVTSLGVSMPVDIEFNTTTGIVRDDQPWSEVQKVSYGLRMGGNRQVPGSDLYRTITRNLLATITPQPEEQWLLSGVESLQFSCYDGQQWRDFWDTSVMDTNLPSAIRMRITLASHDGQSDPRQLEMVVPISSQVRSNQVAAGSTQ from the coding sequence ATGAACTGGGTTCGCGATCACCACAGCAGCGCCACAAACCCGCGCCGATCCAACGGGTTCACGCTGATTGAACTGCTCCTGGGAATTGCCATCATGGCCACGGTCATTGTTGCGATCAACGCAGTGTTCTTTACCACGCAACGCCTTCGTGAGAGGACGATCAGCGCCGTCGAGGAGTCGCTGCCAATTCAACAAACCATGGCCACAATGCGGCGCGATTTGCAGGGAATCGTGCCTCCCACTGCCGGCGGCCTGATCACGGGAACCTTCAAAGCCGGCAACGTGACGAGCCTTGGGGTCAGCATGCCAGTCGATATCGAATTCAACACGACCACGGGAATTGTCCGCGATGACCAACCGTGGAGCGAAGTTCAGAAAGTCAGCTACGGATTGCGGATGGGCGGTAATCGGCAAGTACCGGGAAGCGACCTTTACCGGACTATTACGCGGAACCTGCTTGCGACAATTACTCCCCAACCCGAAGAGCAATGGCTGCTCAGCGGCGTCGAAAGCCTTCAGTTTTCCTGTTATGACGGACAGCAATGGCGGGATTTCTGGGATACTTCCGTCATGGACACCAACCTGCCCAGCGCCATTCGAATGCGGATCACGCTCGCCAGCCACGATGGGCAGTCGGACCCGCGCCAGTTGGAAATGGTGGTGCCGATTTCATCACAGGTGCGAAGCAACCAGGTAGCGGCAGGAAGCACCCAATGA
- a CDS encoding secretin N-terminal domain-containing protein translates to MKTKALVIGVRMIALAAIVSTTTVMHVAAQEERASTPARTAGGAIESATQVAEAPSAPAANTSAAETEPPQGIVSTNGGLKLNFRNAPIELVLNHLSEAAGFIIEYDTRVSGTVNVISGQPMTRDEAVDLLNSVLNRNGYAAVRSGNRTLKIMDKSTAMLSNPVRVGNTPESIPNNDEMVTQIIPIRYVEAAQLVSDISPFVSSNARIIANQAGNSIVITDTQANIRHLVEIISAIDSSAEDVTEVKVFRLRHADPTEMATLLSGLFPDQTGTAQAPIRFGNRGGRGGGGGGFAGFAAAFGGGGGGRGNQAGGANPQSDRIRKRNQVLAVADARTSTVVVTATKDLMEQITEMVDQLDQPGKAQRMQVFRINNADPNEVLSVLQDTVGTTTARNARNSQNSPFQQRIQQNLNNQNNQGFGTGTGRGGGGGNLGGSLR, encoded by the coding sequence ATGAAGACAAAAGCATTGGTTATTGGCGTGCGCATGATCGCGCTGGCCGCGATTGTTAGCACCACCACCGTCATGCATGTGGCTGCGCAGGAGGAACGCGCATCAACCCCGGCCCGAACCGCCGGCGGCGCAATTGAAAGTGCCACTCAAGTTGCGGAGGCGCCCAGCGCGCCCGCCGCAAACACCTCGGCAGCGGAAACAGAGCCGCCGCAGGGGATCGTGAGCACGAACGGCGGATTGAAACTGAACTTCCGCAATGCGCCCATCGAACTCGTGCTGAACCACCTGAGCGAAGCTGCGGGATTCATCATCGAATACGACACCCGCGTGAGTGGAACCGTGAATGTCATCAGCGGCCAGCCAATGACCCGCGACGAAGCCGTCGACCTTTTGAATTCGGTCTTGAATCGCAATGGCTATGCAGCGGTGCGAAGCGGCAATCGCACGTTGAAGATCATGGACAAGAGCACAGCGATGCTGAGCAACCCGGTCCGTGTTGGCAACACGCCCGAGTCCATTCCGAACAACGACGAAATGGTCACCCAGATCATTCCGATCCGCTACGTCGAGGCAGCCCAACTCGTCAGTGACATTTCGCCTTTCGTATCATCCAACGCGCGGATCATCGCGAACCAGGCCGGGAATTCCATCGTGATCACTGACACGCAGGCGAACATTCGTCACCTAGTGGAAATCATTTCGGCAATTGATTCCAGCGCCGAGGATGTCACCGAGGTGAAGGTTTTCCGGTTGCGCCACGCGGATCCCACTGAAATGGCAACACTGCTCTCGGGATTGTTTCCCGATCAGACGGGAACAGCGCAGGCACCGATTCGGTTTGGGAATCGCGGCGGACGTGGTGGTGGGGGTGGTGGGTTCGCAGGCTTTGCAGCCGCATTTGGCGGCGGAGGAGGAGGTCGCGGCAATCAGGCCGGTGGCGCCAATCCGCAGTCCGACCGCATCCGCAAGCGAAATCAAGTTCTTGCTGTTGCTGATGCCCGCACCTCGACAGTCGTCGTGACGGCTACCAAGGATCTGATGGAGCAGATCACCGAAATGGTGGATCAGCTCGATCAACCAGGCAAAGCCCAGCGCATGCAGGTCTTCCGCATCAACAACGCCGATCCGAATGAGGTCCTCTCGGTGCTCCAGGACACGGTTGGAACTACAACGGCTCGCAACGCACGCAACAGCCAGAACAGTCCATTCCAGCAACGGATTCAGCAGAATCTCAACAACCAGAACAACCAGGGCTTCGGCACCGGCACCGGCCGGGGAGGCGGCGGCGGTAATCTTGGCGGGAGTCTGCGGTAA
- a CDS encoding ATP-binding protein produces the protein MHHPRRNLLVYALLFAFWTIVIVWQITEHRRVKQVAQTGLESRAREVADTLGAFIRGLQYRAVVLSDRLEPVLKELVNDRTNRLTRSTEIVWIALLNAANEPLAAAGKPTIELNRDTVLPVSGLWSQRAVTMEFAVAGVPVTHEGTNAAPTVVVPPFRDLTNNPPPDGFRGGRGRREGRSDSDSDDQRSGDKERTETRRDQEGPRERPPRRPFWARGLNEAEYQAAIQRRELHGLIIAISTDSYLELIHYDRVMRAIIVFFSGISVLGAALTWRNLFKSSELQVRLVRASEMNTHLKEMNLAAAGLAHETRNPLNIIRGMAQMISKQQDVSTDTRERSRAIIDETDKVTAQLNEFINYSRPREVRRTPVALQSVQQEVARALNYDIEEKSIRLEVKGEPLTIEADEQMLRQVLFNLVLNAVQALGNGGQIEISSQRQGGSEASLEVRDNGPGVPPERRSEIFKPYFTTHQKGTGLGLAIVQQIVLAHGWEIECLANEPQGAVFRIRHLRLVS, from the coding sequence ATGCATCATCCCCGCCGCAACCTGCTCGTTTACGCTCTGCTCTTTGCGTTCTGGACGATTGTCATCGTTTGGCAGATCACGGAGCACCGGCGAGTCAAGCAGGTCGCGCAAACCGGGCTCGAGAGCCGGGCACGGGAAGTGGCGGATACTCTCGGGGCATTCATCCGCGGCCTCCAATATCGCGCAGTGGTTCTGTCCGACCGGCTGGAACCCGTGTTGAAGGAACTCGTCAATGACCGAACCAACCGCCTTACGCGTTCCACCGAAATCGTATGGATTGCGCTGCTCAACGCCGCGAACGAGCCGTTGGCTGCAGCGGGCAAGCCGACCATCGAATTAAATCGGGACACCGTCCTGCCGGTCAGCGGCCTTTGGAGTCAACGAGCGGTGACAATGGAATTCGCGGTGGCCGGGGTGCCGGTGACACACGAAGGAACCAACGCCGCACCCACCGTCGTGGTCCCTCCTTTTCGTGATCTCACAAACAACCCGCCTCCCGACGGTTTTCGCGGCGGCCGCGGACGTCGCGAAGGACGATCCGATTCGGATTCCGATGACCAGCGCAGTGGTGACAAGGAACGAACGGAAACACGTCGAGACCAGGAAGGACCGCGTGAACGGCCGCCCCGCCGTCCGTTCTGGGCGCGCGGCCTGAACGAAGCGGAATACCAGGCAGCAATTCAGCGCCGCGAATTGCACGGCCTCATTATCGCTATTTCCACTGATAGCTACCTGGAACTGATTCACTACGATCGAGTCATGCGGGCGATCATTGTGTTTTTCTCCGGCATCTCGGTATTGGGCGCGGCTTTGACCTGGCGGAATCTTTTCAAGTCTTCCGAACTGCAGGTGCGCCTGGTCAGGGCCAGCGAGATGAACACGCACCTCAAGGAGATGAATCTCGCCGCAGCAGGGCTGGCCCATGAAACGCGCAACCCGCTCAATATCATCCGCGGCATGGCGCAGATGATTTCAAAACAGCAGGACGTTTCCACCGACACGCGGGAACGTTCCCGCGCGATCATCGACGAAACGGACAAGGTGACCGCGCAACTTAACGAGTTCATCAATTACTCCCGTCCTCGGGAAGTGCGCCGAACACCCGTTGCCCTGCAGTCGGTCCAACAGGAAGTCGCGCGCGCGCTGAACTACGATATCGAGGAAAAAAGCATCCGGCTCGAAGTGAAGGGGGAGCCGCTGACAATCGAAGCGGACGAGCAGATGCTGCGACAGGTGTTGTTTAATCTCGTCTTGAATGCAGTCCAGGCGCTGGGCAACGGCGGGCAGATCGAGATCAGCTCACAAAGACAAGGAGGTTCGGAGGCGAGCCTCGAAGTGCGCGACAATGGACCCGGTGTTCCGCCAGAGCGCCGCAGCGAAATCTTCAAGCCATACTTCACAACGCATCAGAAGGGAACGGGCCTTGGCCTCGCCATTGTGCAGCAGATTGTCCTGGCGCACGGATGGGAGATTGAATGCCTCGCGAACGAGCCCCAAGGCGCCGTTTTCAGAATTCGCCACTTGAGGCTGGTGAGTTAG
- a CDS encoding ISKra4 family transposase, with product MSNCCVKSVPPDSSLKAFGQPLLDWQKRLVAGLDRSIDDQGHTLGHIEEEIARRTRDLERTVAEEVAQKKVDTAPPLCPVCKAKLTRLTHGHKRTIQTRFGPITIQRSRGWCRKCEEWRFPADDLLGIAEGGSASPSVQEMAALVGSKMPIAEASAVMERLTGVELPPATLHREAARQGKRAQDLRDQLDAAMQTALGTAQKVRGTEDGKPFTLVIEIDAWNIRERDEWGQTEQRTRAGQKPERWHWVYAATCFRLEDRITKGERAVICSRGTVMTRMGIDALKTQLWAEAMRHGLGQAARVVVIADGAIWIWNLVEDRFEGAVQRLDLFHAKQHLWTVAQTLYADEPEKAQAWIKPLLRDLERDRAQRVISNLERELQNLSGSDRDKVEKEINYFGSNLDRMRYREGGKRGEPLGSGAIESTCRQYQCRFKRPGQFWTREGDEALMCLETFWRNRRWASLFPHSAPPDLSRN from the coding sequence ATGAGCAACTGCTGTGTGAAATCGGTTCCTCCCGACAGCAGTTTGAAGGCGTTTGGCCAGCCGTTATTGGATTGGCAAAAACGCCTTGTCGCCGGCCTGGACCGGAGCATCGATGACCAGGGCCACACGTTGGGCCACATCGAGGAAGAAATCGCACGCAGAACGCGTGATTTGGAGCGCACCGTCGCCGAAGAGGTTGCGCAGAAGAAAGTCGACACGGCACCGCCTCTCTGTCCGGTCTGCAAAGCCAAACTGACCCGCCTCACACATGGTCACAAACGCACCATTCAAACGCGCTTTGGTCCCATTACCATCCAGCGCAGCCGCGGCTGGTGCCGCAAATGTGAGGAGTGGCGTTTTCCCGCCGACGATCTGCTCGGCATCGCCGAGGGTGGTAGCGCCTCTCCTTCCGTGCAGGAAATGGCGGCGCTGGTGGGCAGCAAGATGCCGATCGCCGAAGCAAGCGCCGTCATGGAACGGCTGACCGGAGTGGAATTGCCGCCAGCCACACTGCACCGGGAGGCTGCCCGGCAGGGAAAACGCGCCCAAGACCTGCGCGATCAACTCGATGCTGCGATGCAGACCGCCCTTGGAACGGCTCAGAAGGTGCGTGGTACCGAGGACGGCAAACCCTTTACCCTCGTCATAGAGATTGACGCCTGGAACATCCGGGAACGGGATGAGTGGGGCCAGACGGAGCAAAGGACCCGGGCCGGACAGAAGCCGGAAAGATGGCATTGGGTATATGCAGCGACGTGCTTTCGCCTGGAGGACCGGATCACCAAAGGTGAGCGGGCGGTCATTTGCAGCCGTGGCACGGTGATGACGCGAATGGGTATCGATGCATTGAAAACGCAACTGTGGGCCGAAGCGATGCGGCACGGTCTTGGACAGGCAGCGCGCGTGGTGGTGATTGCCGATGGAGCCATTTGGATCTGGAACCTGGTGGAAGATCGCTTTGAAGGCGCCGTGCAGCGGCTGGATCTATTTCATGCCAAGCAACACCTCTGGACAGTGGCGCAAACGTTGTATGCGGATGAGCCAGAGAAGGCGCAGGCATGGATCAAGCCGCTGTTACGCGATCTGGAGCGTGACCGCGCCCAGAGAGTTATCTCGAATTTGGAAAGGGAGTTGCAGAACCTGAGCGGCAGCGATCGGGACAAAGTGGAAAAGGAGATCAATTACTTTGGATCCAATCTGGATCGGATGCGTTACCGTGAGGGCGGCAAACGGGGCGAACCGCTGGGCAGCGGCGCGATAGAATCGACGTGCCGGCAATACCAATGTCGATTCAAACGTCCCGGGCAGTTCTGGACCCGTGAGGGAGATGAAGCACTGATGTGCTTGGAAACATTTTGGCGCAATCGCAGATGGGCATCCCTGTTCCCTCATTCCGCCCCACCTGACCTTTCCAGAAACTGA